The sequence AAACCCTTGTAGTGTCGCAACTACTATAGTAGCTATTGCCACCATATCTTCATGGCTAAGATTCGCTCTTGGTGGTGATGGTGGATTTTCGttttggttggcgccacgagggttacggttgtttctgGGTGGTCTTCTTGTCATTTCCTATAAAAATAGAGGTAAAATATCAGAACAGTACAAAGGAGAGAAAGATGCAAAATTTGGATTGAAACAAAGTTTTCTTGAGATTTTCGATGCTAAGAATTTACGGAACAATTGAATGAATAGATTTTGAGTTTCTCAAGAAAAACTTTCGGAAAGGATGAAAGTTTGTTCAGATAGGAATCCACTAGGCTTTTGCTAAAATTTGATGAAGTCTGGCAAAATCCCAGTGGGATTATGAACCCGACGGCTCTGATacaacttaaatgtcacgccccgtgtccgaagcgtcggtgacatctgGCATTGTTTAATAATTAGTTGAAAAGAATTAAGCCTCGTATTGAAATGTCAAATAACcaatctttttcataaataaaacattgtctttacattgataatagaataaaaatacatcagagttgcggaAGCGGAAAATACATCCCCAGAAAGCTTTTTGTTCCTCCTCATTcagttgttcttcatttttatctgaaatttgtaaggggtgagtgttttgggaaacacttagcaagtgggggtcgatcgatttccaatgatacatatagaacttaatctttaaagcatttctttaacaaactttcaaatcttattacttttaacttatcATAACATAAACgaattaaatatgagacagaggtGATTAGACGAGCATTTCAGAAATAGATCAGAATAATTCAGAACAAACACAACATTGTTACTCATCTAATTTcaatggtcaaattgtccccaatatgttagtcctctaaaggatgaggccagaacacggttttatacccatcGATGGGGGCCAGAGAGAATatgattttatacccaccaatgggggccagacagaacatgggtttatacccaccaatgggggccagacagaattacaattctcatCCCATTTCAAATCGAGttgtaacagtgcaacacagaATTAAGATTTATcggacagaacttatcagaatttcagacggatacagcggaatcaaagaatttcgaagaaCAGAAAGAGCATATAATCGatcgaaaatttaaattataacaacactgattttcgaaaatatggacacacatacaagcatgtcatattatttatatacaaagtttaaaatacaataaagtacgtaacaaaaacccacttacagaaTTTAAATGTATGCTTCGAATCTTGTAGCTTCTTGAACGAAATTGATTTCGAAAATCGGACAACACTTCGACGTAACTTCTGAGCACACGGACTGCACGAAGCTTCTCCTTGCCTTGGCCGAATTTTTGGATAAATTGGGGAGAGTGAGGGccgagattttgagaggttgagGGGAGAGTTTTTGAAATGCATTTCCTTTAGCATTGCATACCATATTTATAGGTGAGATTTTGCCCTTTGAGCTCCCTCATGGCCAACCCCTTGCATTCCAAGTAAGCATTAATTGTATTCATTCATTCATCCAagcacaccaagagtcacttTGGTATATCAAAGGTCATCTCTTTCATATTATATTCATCCAAGCATACCAAGAGTCACTTTGGTATATTCAAGGGACATTTCATGCATAATGACTTTGTCCAATCCCTTTGATTGTATTCGAAaatttcgggttctcacatcccaccctccttattgaaagtttcgtccttgAAACTTGGTTCAGCTCGATCGTTTGAAAAGATGAGGATATTGTGTGTGCATCTTCTCTTCTAGTTCCCAGGTTGCTTCCCGTTCAGTATGATTCGAccactgtactttgacatatggaatGGTCCGGTGTCTCAGCACTTGAtcttttgtgtccactattCGAATAGGGACCTCTTCATATTTAAGTTCTTCATTCAGATGCCCTTCAATCATTAGCGGTGCAACTTTGAGAACATGACTCGGGTCTGGGACATATTTTCTTAgttgtgagatgtggaaaacgttaTGAATTCTGGACATATCAGGTGGCAAAGCTaatcggtaggctaaggttcccactttCTCCAGTATCTCGAATGGTCCTACATATCTTGGATTTAGTTTTCCAGACTTGCTGAACCGAACCACTCTTTTCATAGGAGAGATCTTGACATATGCCTTATCACCGATctccaattccaacggtcttctcttcaaatTTGCCaagctcttttgtctatcttgagttgtcttgagtctttctttgattatggCAACTTTGTCAATGATTATTTGAACAAGCTCTGGTCCAGTAATagccttttctccgacttcataCCAGTATAGAGGCGATCTACACTTTTtgccatacagtgcttcatacggagccatttcaATGCTGCTGTGATAACTGTTATTATAAGCAAATTCTATCAAGGGTAACTGCTCGTTCCAATTCCCATGAAAATCTAGTGTGCATGCCCTCAACATGTCCTCGAGAGTTTGAATTGTCCTTTCAGTTTGgtcatcagtctgaggatgataggccgtgtTGAGAGTGAATTTGGTTCCCATAgtcttttgaaaacttttccaaaatcgtgatacgaatcttggatctctgtcacacAGTATACTTGCCGGGACTCTGTGTAATCTCACTATGTTGTTCATATACAAGGTGGCTAGTTTATCAGGTTTTAATTCATCCGTACCGACAataaatgtgcagacttggtcaatctgtcaatgattACCTAGATCCCATTTTGATCTTGCTTTGATCTTGGTAGTCCtactacaaaatccatggagatgttatcccacttctaCTTTGGTATTTCCAACGGTTGTAGGAGCCCTCCAGGCCGTTGATGTTcggccttgacttgttgacaggttaggcactaggaaacaaagacagccacgtctttcttcattccattccaccaataattatttttcacatcttggtacattttggtgctttcTGGATGGACCGAAAATTTCGATTTATGTGCCTCAGCCATTATTTCTTCCCGAATCCCCTCGATGTATGGCACACACAACCTTCCTTTCATCCAGAGAATACCATTTTCATCAACCTGAAATTCTGGGGCCTTTCCTTCTTGAActtgttctttaattttgagGATAGATGAATCTTGGTTTTGCTTCAATTTGATTGTTTCTCGAAGGTCTGGTTGCGCCGATGGAGAAGATAAACTCACTTTCCCAATGTTCAttcggctcaatgcatctgccatCTTATTTGCCTTACTCGAATGATAATTGATTgataaatcataatctttcagaagttccatccaccttctttgtctcatgtttaattctttttgggtgaatatGTACTTGAGTCTCTGGTGATCTGTAAAAACTTCACATTTTACCCCATAAAGGTAATGTCTCCAGATCATTAGCGCAAATACGATTGCTGCTAACTCAAGGTCACGAGTTGGGTAATTTTGCTCATAAGGTTTTAATTGCCTTGATGCATAAGCAATTACTTGACCTTCTTGCATAAGCACACATCATGGTCGTCCTTTTGAAGCGTCGCTATATACAGTGAAGTTCTTGCCATCCTCAGAAAGGTTTAGTACTGGTGTAGATACGAGTTTCGTCTTCAGGGTCTCGaaactcttctcacatgcttcattccaaataaattttgaattcttctgTGTAAATTTGGTGAGAAGAATGGCTATTGAAGAAATttcttccacaaattttctgtagtagcaagctaaacccagaaaactccttaATTCGGTTACGGTTTTTGGTTGTGGTCAgtccttgattgcctctactttcttaggatCCACTGACACCCCTAATTCAGAgattatatggcctaagaacgccacgctttttagccaaaattcacacttcttgaattttacATAGAGTTCTTTTTCTCGCAGTGTCTGCAAAGTGTGACGCAGATGCTCTCGATGATCTttctcacttggtgagtatactaggatatcatctaTGAAGACTACCACAAATTTATGAAGATATGGCTTGAATACGTGGTTCATAaagtccatgaatgctgcaggagcatttgttaaaccaaaaggcattactgtgaattcgtagtgcccatatcttgtcctaaaagcggttttagggatatcctctGCTTTGACATTCAGCTGATGGTAACCCGATCTTAGATCAAGTTTTGAAAAAACCTTAGCTCCTTTTAGCTGATCGAAGAGATCATCTACTCTTGAAagcgggtacttattctttattgtgatcttgtttaactctcgataatcaatgcatagtTTTATGcttccgtctttcttctttacgaacagaactggggctccccacgggtATGCACTCGGTCGAATTTGTTTCTTGTCCAATAATTCCTAAAGTTGCTCCTTCAACTCCTTTAATTCCGCTTGCACCATTCGGTATGATGCCTTTgaaattggtgcagcaccaggggcCAGATTAATTTCAAGTTCTACTTCCCTATAGGGTAATGCTCCAGATAGatcctcaggaaaaacatctGTAAATTCTTGGACAActggaatatcttccaactttgggaCAGTGTATTCTTCTCTGACTTCGTTGACCATTGCCAAGAAAATCTCTTCACCGCCTTTATGTCTTTCTgggcttgtgaggcagataatAGAGATTTTCGTTCCTTGGACTTTCCATGATATAAGACTTCCTTTTTAGTCGGAGTCTGAAGTTTGACATCCTTCTTTTGGCAGTCTACCATGACATGGTGTTTtgctaaccagtccattccaagaatgatatCGAACTCAATCATGTTGAGTTGGATCAATTCCGCCTCAAAAATTTGTTTACTGATACAGAtcttacagtttcgatacaccttGTGAGTTTCAATTGCTTTACTTTcaggtgttgccactcttaacgGTTCACTAAGAATTTCATGCTCAAGTTTTAGcttcttagcaaatcttctagacacaaatgagtgcgtagcaccacaatcaaacaaggcaTAAGCAGGCATTTTATTGAGCAAAACcgtacctgccaccacttcattggtgttatccGCTTCTTCTTGAGTGATAGCATACACTCGAGCGTTGGTCTTGTTTTCATTTGGTTTGCTGGGTCCAGTCCCTTTGTTGTCAGGACAATATTCAATCCGATGACCCACTTTCCCacgtctgaaacaagctcccgTTTTCCGATAACATTCCCCAATGTGATTCCGCCGACAAGCATTGCACCATTTTCCTTCTTTATTGCCAGCACTGTTAAAAGTTCCTCTTGAGGGGCTGCTTGAATAACTTGGCCTCTTGAATTTGGGGCCACCTTGAGTAGACTGACTGATCAACGGTCTCTTGTTCTTGTTTTCGTCTTCTCGGCGTTTGATATCagtttctgcgctcattgcTGCGCCCATCAAATCTGAAAAATTGCCTGGCCTGAATACTGCCAAAGCCGACTGAATCCGGCTACTCAGCCCTTTCTTAAAACAATGCATTTTTAAGGTCTCATTTGACATTATGGTTGGCACATAGGTTCCCAAATCATTGAACCTTGATGTGTATTCTATCACCGTCATGTCTGGTGTCTGTTTGAAGTTTTCAAACTCACTTAGCTTTTGCAGACGAAACTCTGCTGGGTAGTACTATTTGAAAAATTCTCCTGAAAGTTTGCCATGTGATCTGCTCCACATCAGCCAAAGATggtgacacagtttcccaccactTTCTTGCTAGATCTTCCAGAAACGGTGCCACAACTTCCACTCTCAATCCTTCAGGTACCTCCAGTAAATGCAGTTGAGTTTCAACATTCTTGAGCCAGTTATGACTGACTTCTAAATCTGGGTTGCCATAAAAGGTTGGGACACGGTTCTTCCGGAGAGATTCATAATGATACTTGATGCCACGAGGTTGGGGTTCTGGTGGTGGATGGATGGCATTGGCCATTGGGTTTACAAACCCTTGTAGTGTCGCAGCTACTATAGTAGCTATTGCCACCATATCTTTATGGCTAAGATTCGCTCTTGGTGGTGATGGTGGATTTTCGttttggttggcgccacgagggttacaGTTGTTTCTGGGTGGTCTTCCTGCCATTTCCTATACAAAGGATAGAAAGATGCAAAATTTGGATTGAAACAAAGTTTTCATGAGATTTTCGATACTAAGAATTTACGGAACGATCAAAGGATTAGATTTGAGTTTCTCAAGAAAAATTTTCGGAAAGGATGAAAGTTTGTTCAGATAGGAATACACTAGgattttgccaaaatttgactaaGTCGAattttgtctgtcaaaatcccagcgggattatgaacacagctctgataccacttagatgtcacgccccgtgtccgaagcgtcggtgacatccggcattgtttaacagttacttgaaaacaattaagcctcgtatcgaaatgccaaaTAACCAgcctttttcataaataaaacattgtctttacattgacaattgaataaaaatacattagagTTGCGAAAGcggaaactaaacaaaaggaaaataaaGTCTTGATTCTTGAATCTTGCTTATCGACTACCATCCCCAGAAAGCTTATTGTTCCTCCTCATTCAgttgctcttcatttttatctgaattttgtaaggggtgagtgttttgggaaacactcagcaagtgggggtcgatcgatttccaatgatacatatagaacttaatctttaaagcatttctttaacaaattttcaaatcttattacttttaacttatcTTAACAGAAACGAATCAAATATGAGACATATGtgatcagacgattcagagCAGTTCAGAAACAGATCAGAACAATTCAGAACAAACACAAcattgttactcatctcatttcaatGGTCAAATTATCCCCAATATATTAGTCCTCTAAAGGGTGAGGCCAGAatacggttttatacccaccgatgggggccagacagaatatGGTTTTATACctaccaatgggggccagacagaattacaattctcgtcccatttcaaatcgaGTTGTAATAGTGCAACACAGAATTCAGATTTATTGGACAGGACTTATCAGAATTTCAGACGgatacagcggaatcaaagaatttcaaaGAACAGAAAGATCATatcatcgatcgaaattttaaattgtAACGACactgattttcaaaaatatggacacacatacaagcatgtcatattatttatatacaaagtttaaaatacaataaagtACGTAACAAAAACCGACTTACAGAATTTAAAGGTATGCTTCGAATGTTGCAGCTTCTTGAACGAAATTGCTATCGAAAACCGGACATCACTTCGATGTAACTTTTGAGCACACGGACTGCACGAAGCTTCTTCTTGCCTTGGCCGAATTTTTGGATGAATTGGGGAGATTGAGGGccgagattttgagaggttgagGGGAGAATTTTTTAAATGCATTTCCTTTAGCATTGCATACCATATTTATATGTGAGATTTTGCCCTTTGAGCTCCCTCATGGCCAACCCCTTGCATTCTAAGCAAGCATTAATTGTATTCATTCATTCATCCAagcacaccaagagtcacttTGGTATATCAAGGGTCATCTCTTTCATAATAAATTCATCCAAGCATACCAAGAGTCACTTTGGTATATTCAAGGgacattttatgcataatgacttTGTCCAATCCCTTTgattgtatttgaaaatttcgggTTCTCACAGGAAACTTAACAATGCTGCAAATGTTGTATATTGGCTACAACAAGCTGATAGGGCTAATAGGTATAGTAATTAATGAGATTGTATCTTGTGAATCCAAGAAACTGACACCAAAATGTTCTTGCTTTTCAAGCACAATTCCAGAAGAAGTGGGCAATCTTTACAATTTGGAGGTATTGGAATTGGGAGTCAATCACTTAACCGGTTATATCCCAGAAAAAATCTTCAACATCTCAACATTAATCACGATAGGTGTTCCAGTGAACCAACTTTGGGGTTACCTTTCATCGATTTTGAGTTATGGGCTACCTAATCTGCAAGAACTCTACCTTAATAACAATTTTTTCTTCGGAGAAATCACCGAATCTATATCAAATTTTTCTAAACTCACCATCATCGTCTTTTCTTACAACAGTCTTAGTGGACAAGTTCCCAACTCCTTTGGCAAGTTGAATCTTTTAGAAGCTTTACAGTTATCTGGGAACAATTTTGTTAGTGAAACATCAGAACTAAGCTTCGTCGGTCCAATGAAAAACTGCAGCTACCTAACAAATTTAGGTTTAGGAGATAATCCTTTCAATGGAATTCTTCCAGTTTCAGTAGGGAATTTGTCGACTActattcaatatttttatgcttACAAGTGTGGTCTTCGAGGCAGCATTCCGGATGCGTTTGggaatcttgaaaatttgattgTTTTGAGCCTGTTTGGTAACGAAATCACTGGAACTATTCCGAATACATTGGTAAACTTGAAAGAACTTCAAGGATTATATATTTTCCGCAACAAAATAAACGGGCCTATACCTGATAGTCTCTGTATGTTACCGAATTTGAATGGAATGCGGCTtgagaaaaatcaaataactGGTTCTATCCCTGATTGCATAGGAAATCTAACTTCTCTAAGACATCTATTCTTGGGGAACAACAGATTAAATTCTGTCATACCGAGTAGCCTATGGAAACTGAATGATCTTCTCGGGTTGAATCTGTCTGCAAATCTTTTAACGGGTGTCTTGCCTTCAGATATCGAAAATCTGAAGGTTGTAGTCAACCTTGATTTGTCAAACAATCAACTTTCAAGCATAATTCCTGGCTCAATTGGAGGCTTACTAAGTGTTATCTTTCTTTCTTTGGCACGAAACAGATTTCAAGGATCTATTCCTCAGTCAATCGATAAGTTATTGAGTTTGGAGACACTAGATCTTTCGCACAACAATCTTTCTGGAACCATACCGATGTCATTAGAAACACTTCATTATCTCAAGTACTTTGATGTTTCTTTCAACGAGTTGAGCGGTCAAATCCCTACTGGTGGCCCCTTTAAATCCTTTTCAAG comes from Primulina huaijiensis isolate GDHJ02 chromosome 17, ASM1229523v2, whole genome shotgun sequence and encodes:
- the LOC140962276 gene encoding uncharacterized protein isoform X1, producing MLQMLYIGYNKLIGTIPEEVGNLYNLEVLELGVNHLTGYIPEKIFNISTLITIGVPVNQLWGYLSSILSYGLPNLQELYLNNNFFFGEITESISNFSKLTIIVFSYNSLSGQVPNSFGKLNLLEALQLSGNNFVSETSELSFVGPMKNCSYLTNLGLGDNPFNGILPVSVGNLSTTIQYFYAYKCGLRGSIPDAFGNLENLIVLSLFGNEITGTIPNTLVNLKELQGLYIFRNKINGPIPDSLCMLPNLNGMRLEKNQITGSIPDCIGNLTSLRHLFLGNNRLNSVIPSSLWKLNDLLGLNLSANLLTGVLPSDIENLKVVVNLDLSNNQLSSIIPGSIGGLLSVIFLSLARNRFQGSIPQSIDKLLSLETLDLSHNNLSGTIPMSLETLHYLKYFDVSFNELSGQIPTGGPFKSFSSQFFVSNVGLCGDSKYGVPPCHENTNTESKRKIMILRVVYIFLGISVLVFAITLSYIFARYRKKNKTETTINSSFDTATSRVLYHELVKTTEGFNENHLLGKGSYGSVYKGTLQNGEDVAIKVFNLQSEGGFRSFDTECEVLRRLRHRNLCKVISSCSNEDFKALVLQYMPNGSLEQWLYSENNFLDIVQRLNIMIDVACALEYLHHGYSIPIIHCDLKPSNVLLDDDMVAHLSDFGVAKLLSDGVSVTLTRTFATLGYIAPGKHDIFHSNTPSITFFLISLVIHSMNFFVFFGLVEYGSEGLVSVKCDVYSYGIMLMEVFTRTKSNDSKFPGDLSLRRWVNDSMPNAFVQVIDSTLLRGEEKHSSEKLECLGLIMEIALQCSMENPSERIINMNFVVVALKKIMSKLLQYFPQVN
- the LOC140962276 gene encoding uncharacterized protein isoform X2, producing MLQMLYIGYNKLIGTIPEEVGNLYNLEVLELGVNHLTGYIPEKIFNISTLITIGVPVNQLWGYLSSILSYGLPNLQELYLNNNFFFGEITESISNFSKLTIIVFSYNSLSGQVPNSFGKLNLLEALQLSGNNFVSETSELSFVGPMKNCSYLTNLGLGDNPFNGILPVSVGNLSTTIQYFYAYKCGLRGSIPDAFGNLENLIVLSLFGNEITGTIPNTLVNLKELQGLYIFRNKINGPIPDSLCMLPNLNGMRLEKNQITGSIPDCIGNLTSLRHLFLGNNRLNSVIPSSLWKLNDLLGLNLSANLLTGVLPSDIENLKVVVNLDLSNNQLSSIIPGSIGGLLSVIFLSLARNRFQGSIPQSIDKLLSLETLDLSHNNLSGTIPMSLETLHYLKYFDVSFNELSGQIPTGGPFKSFSSQFFVSNVGLCGDSKYGVPPCHENTNTESKRKIMILRVVYIFLGISVLVFAITLSYIFARYRKKNKTETTINSSFDTATSRVLYHELVKTTEGFNENHLLGKGSYGSVYKGTLQNGEDVAIKVFNLQSEGGFRSFDTECEVLRRLRHRNLCKVISSCSNEDFKALVLQYMPNGSLEQWLYSENNFLDIVQRLNIMIDVACALEYLHHGYSIPIIHCDLKPSNVLLDDDMVAHLSDFGVAKLLSDGVSVTLTRTFATLGYIAPEYGSEGLVSVKCDVYSYGIMLMEVFTRTKSNDSKFPGDLSLRRWVNDSMPNAFVQVIDSTLLRGEEKHSSEKLECLGLIMEIALQCSMENPSERIINMNFVVVALKKIMSKLLQYFPQVN